TATGAGCTATGTCAATAATAATTCTCCTTGAGCGAACATGCTTCAAGAGACTGGACTACTCgtaaccctagttagcaattcgacaTGCGACAAAAATTTAGATTGGAAAAAATGCGCGCATTAACCGGCTAAGTAAAATGAAAATTCGGTAACTATGCGGTCATGAATCATGACCCTTCGTCTTGTATTTATTTTACCTCAAATATTCGGAGCCTTGCcttgaaaaaaagaagagaaaacgaactATCGACTTGGCTTAGGAGGAGCCGAGTAAAATCAGAATTTCAACTGTCAGGTCAGCATCGTTCAAGATCGATAGAAATGGAAGGCTAGGATATTTTGTCAAATGTTTTTTCTAAACATCTTGTCTATCGATCCCATCTTATTCTTGTAACTTTTCCTCTTCTGATTAATAAATATaagaagatttaaaaaaaaaaattacaagtagCTTCTTACCGTCTTCCATCATGTTGATGaagatttttgaaaaaatatacatttataatagatttaatcttaaaaaaaaataaaaaaaataacaataatattGTATACTGGTATAGCAACCTAATTACGATAATACTGGATACTGTATAACATAGCATCAGGGTACTTAGGTAAACACGTAACTTCGCCCACGTCGTCGTTCACTCATTTCTGCATTCCATTTTTAGAGAGAGAGAAGACCACTGTTACGAGAAAACAGTTTAAATTttagaaagagaaggaaaaagaattgGTGAGTGTCGTTGTAGTGAAtagggttttctttttcttcttctccttgaaAATCTGATGGCGAGAAGACCGGATGAAGAGTATGATTATCTATTCAAGATCGTTTTAATTGGTGATTCAGGTGTTGGTAAATCCAATCTTCTCTCCCGTTTCACTCGTAATGAGTTTTGTTTAGAATCTAAATCTACCATTGGAGTCGAATTCGCTACTCGTACTCTTCAGGTCAATCTCTCTTTCTTCATCTCAATTTGTTCTTAGATTATTAACCGTAGATCTGAAATTGAGATCTGAAATCtcatttaaaatttatttatttgtttattcccGGTGTTATTATTCATTTTGGATCGGAAACCGAGTTAGTTGTCAGGGAATAAGAATATAGGGAATTATCagaatttttttgatattttttttgaatttttttttttgttgtatgaAGAATTATATTTTTGATGGTATAGATCTGATTAACGTCACAGTCTATGCTTGGAATCAGAATTTTATGAATTGATTGACTTCTATGAATCATGTCTTACTGCAATCTTTTAGATGTTCCATCTTGATTTTGTTGGAATTTGGTACTGCCGACATGCTAAGTGAATGGATTAGAATGAATGAAGGATGATATTGATAGCAGACTTGCTTCAAGTTTTGGAAGTTGacatgagcaagtagaactttaaCCTTTCAACTACAAGTTCAAGAAAAAGTGGAATAATTAGAGGAACTTGAATGCTTTGCCATCTAGTAATTGACTCTATTAAATGCACTTTTGATAGGGACATGATCTTGAAATGCGGCCAGGGTAGAATTTTGGGTTATTTTGTCCATACATTTAGGTGTCTGCAGCAGTAAAGTCTATACCGTCGATTGCAACAAAGTTGGAGTTTCTAAGGATTTTAGTGTTTGGTGGGTTGTAGAGTGGGTGCTATTGTCAAGCGTGGAAAATTTAGTTGCTAAGAATGCATGATACTGGTAGAGATTTCTAAGCACTGCAAAGTGATTTGCCATTTTTCTATTGTTATAATCTATTTATTCTGCAAAGTGATTTGTCATTTTCTATTGTTGTAATCTATTTAGTCACACGAGTAGACGAATTGGGATTCTTATAGACAACTATGTTTTGTTTGTTGCATATAGTGCTTGAACTTAAGGAAGAAAAAATCAGACTACAATTGGACTGCCAGACTTAGTAGGGTTGGTTAGGGTTGTAGTATTCTTttgaaaatttgacttgtttatAGACTATAATTGTGTACAACAGTTCACTAATCATATGCGTCGTTGCTTAGTATTTGATACCAGATTTTTAGGTAAACTTGTCACTTCTTGAAGTTGCAAGGTAGGAAGATGAGTTGGGTGCAATTCTTGTTTAGGCTTGATGTGATAGACATTGATATGTTGGCCATCTTTTAGCATGTTTGGATACGGTTCTACTTTTCTTGATGGGAAGAAAATTAAGGGGAGTTTTTATACAGAAGCGGAACTTTTGGTTCCCTTGGTTATGTTAGAAAGCAGATACGTATTGAGAACCCCCTACTAAAATGTAGGAGAGAGACTTCATCGTTAGTGGTTACAGAGCTTAGCAATATTTTATTCCTGCAGCATCTGAATCTAGTAAATATTTGAAGTTTTTGAACCATGGTTATCCCATTTGTATTCTGAAGTGAGGTTGCGTAATATCTGATTTAGGTGGACGCTGTGTTATAAATTTTGCCATTGTTTATGGATTCAGATTCAAAAGCGGGATGACTTCTCATCTCCAATTATTTACCACTTGATTCTGTATTGTTGGGATATTAGGTCTTTAACTAATCAGCTTTTCTTTGCATCTATTTTCCGCTTTCCCTTCTTTCAGGTTGAAGGCAAGACAATCAAAGCACAAATATGGGACACAGCAGGCCAAGAGCGATACAGAGCAATTACCAGTGCCTATTACAGAGGTGCACTAGGTGCTCTTCTAGTCTATGATGTCACAAAGCCAACAACATTTGAGAACGTAACTCGATGGCTCAAGGAACTGCGTGATCATGCTGACTCCAACATTGTGATAATGCTCATTGGAAACAAAACTGATCTGAAGCACCTCCGTGCAGTTGCAACAGAAGATGCTCAGAGTTTTGCTGAGAAGGAAGGGCTTTCATTCATCAAGACCTCTGCCCTTGAAGCAATAAATGTTGAGAAGGCTTTCCAAACAATCCTTGGAGAGATATATCGGATAATTAGTAAGAAATCCCTTGCGTCAGAGGAGTCTGCACCGTCTAGCATTAAGGAAGGCCAAACAATTGATGTCTCAGGATCAGATAGCAACTCAAAGAAATCATGCTGTTCTACTTCTTAAGGGGTGATTTCTTCCATTCTTTATCCTTTCTGGTGACTAATGTTCTATAGGTCTCGGGTCTTTCAACTATGTTTCATCTTGTCTGGATCTGGATCTTGATCTTTTTTTCCCTTTCATATCTTATACAGGTGTTTCTTTTACTGTGTTTTGTTGGATTTAGTGTAtgattcttcatattcttctaaaATAGATGGAACAGTTCAGATTTTAATAGATGACAGATATCTTGTGAAGTGTTTTGTCTGAGATGATATTGAAGTTATGTTCTCTTAATTGCTTGTTATATTGGGATGGGGACCAAGATTTATCATGAGGCACAAATTATGGGTGTAGCAACAAGAAGATAACTTGCTTCTTTTTTGTAACCTGAAGGAATTAATGACACTAGATCAACATTTTTCAGGACATCTTCATAGACAAACTGCtctctattattattttttattttttctttataaaCGATACTTGAATGATAGCATTCCTAATGGCTCTGGGCCTCTGGCCTTCTTCTTTGCAAAGATGAATCGACCATTTTCAGAGGACTCAATTACATTGACCATCTTTTTGAGAGTGGTGAGCAGTTCGTGGAAAGGAAGCAAACAGCTATCAGGCAAGCTCAACAAACTTGTAGCCTTTTTCATGTATAGTCCGACTACCGACTGGAAATTACACAATTCCAAACCTGGATGTTTATAACACAGCATACCTAGTGAGAATTATCTGTCAGCCAGACCAGAACCAGGGCCATATTTACCTTTTCTAGTTGCAATTACAAACTGGTAGTCACTGATAACAACTGAAACAAAATGATATACGATTGAATTAGAACCGAGTACTTTTGAATACTTGGTGAATATACAATTGGGTTTTCCTTCTGACACAACCACACAGGtgaaaaaaacagaaaataataCCCTTGTTGTTGGCTAAGTAAACTTGATTCAGAAGAAAATAATTTTGACGTCAGAACTTTACAGCAACTCTATCAGCAAACCTCTCTTTGAACAGATGTAACGGCAGTATCTTTCAACATAAAGATACtatttagacgaacctccacgcCAATATCCAGATTCACTTATTCCACATTCCAAAAGGAATTTCTGATAGGCAGGTTCAAGATGTGTATAGTCATGCGAGGTTCCCTCAAATGGAAGGACTTCAGATTGATCTTCTTCTTGTGGACTCTACACAGCAAAAAGTTGCAATACACAAAAAGCATAAGAAAATGCATACAGACTAAACCTTTTAATCAGTTTATTCTCAACCCTTTTCACATGTTCTAATGTTTTGAGACACTTACTTTCTGTCACTTAATTTCTTTAGCATGAAAGTTAAAAATGTCTTAATGGCAGCTGCCACTGACAGTTACCGTAGTATCAATAATCAGAAAATTGTTAAGTTTAAGATCGTAGCTTAATCCCTTCAACGTTAACCTTAGTTACAAACAGTCCTCATATTGAGAAAGGATATTACTGCAAAATTTCCACTTCCACTTAATGATATAAATTATAAAGCCTGAAAATTTTCAGTTACTAGAAACTGCACATTTAGTCCAACTCCCTAACTCCGTAGTTGCTGCATATAACTTACCGATTACCGCATATTCAAACTTAAGAGTCGCATCTAATCTGATTTCAGTTCTCGAATAGGTTGCACATTATTAGGTTCCCCAAGTATTCCTGGAGTTAGCTATCTACACTGGGAGCACCTCTACTGATGTACCCTCAACTAATGATATCTACTTTTTCTGGTGTCGATCAGAACCACATCTACATGAGACTATATGTATCATTGAAATAGATCAGTGGCCTCGTAATCACTGATATTCCTTATTGAAAGGGAAACTTCTTGTGGGAATTAATGGATCACCCTTTCTAATAGATAAGGTTCATCTTCCAGGACAAGGTTAAAAGTTAGTTGATGGACTACCCCACTAAAGTGGCGGTGATGCTAAATAGTACCCAGTGAATGCATGGGTCCCTGCTGAACCTAGTATTCCACATTAAGTTGGGGATAGAGAGGCAAATGCAACGTGCAATACAGTTCTATCCTCCGTTCATGTCCTCTCTCCtccctctcccaattctctcagTTTTTTTTCTTACTAGGCAATGCTCCCATCCCATTAAGCTGAAACTCAAATCCATCACTGTTTGATAACTTTATCCTAGAGTAAGAAATTGATGAGAAATACAGCAAACTCATTCATCTTTAGGCAATCAAGTCGAGGGATTCAAAGGTCATACATAAGCATTTTGTGAACACCCTGAAATTGATCCTAAAACAATATCTAATTAAGTCTAAACTGAAAAGATGTAAAAAAGAATTTTCATGTTTGTTAGGCAGAAGCTGCAGAACTAACATAGCTAATGAATACCACCTATATGATTCCAAGCATGAATCAGTCGAAAGTAAAAGATGACAACAAATTTTGCATAGAGACTTACCTCATATTCTTGGTTCACCTCCGAATCCGAAGCTTCTGGCCCTTCTGGTTCCCTTATGTCCCTAAGAGCAGTTTTCCAGCGAATACTTCTGGATCCAAAGTTATGCCCCTTTGGTTGATTTAAGCCTTGACGCTTCCAGTTTGTGAAATTGGCATGAAACACGTGGATTACGTATCTGATGCAAACTGCTACAACAGGAACCAGAAGCAGAATATAACCAGTAGTTTTAGCCTGATAATAAGACAGGCAAGCCTGTTGAGGTCACTAATTTGATAAAACTCCAATACGACATTCACAAATCAGATTCATGGCACACGCATTCAACAAAAGGCAGGTTTCTTACAACAGAGTAACTATGTGAAAGTCCTTACAAGTAGTAACTGATGAGGAGATAGCACAGGTAACACCTTGTGGTTTGCATGTCCTACCAAGGTATTAAAAGAAGTTTGGTATCTTTTGTGCACATCATTGAGGTATGACCAACTTTTCAATCTTGCGCCCTGCGTAGAACGCATTTTTCacataagaaataaaaaagacaACACAAAGTTACATACAATACTGCTAATTAGCTCAAACAATCAGTTCACAGCGAAGTCACTCATGTATTCGATTGCACCAATATTATGTGTAAGTATTTCTTTTAGAGAACATAATGTAAGAAATTGGTTTCAGTCTAGTTCCTTGTTTATATTGGACATTGTCAATAAACCCTGAATCCTCATCAAGTATGCTTAACCAAAATGAGTTTACCATAAATGCACTCACCATTTGAGCATCTAAAAATCTGGAACGAGGAATATTAAGTCGTTGCCCTTCGAAAACTAGATCAATATCCACAATGTTGGAGTTAACAGCAGCAATTGCTTGTACCGATACATTATAACGCCTCGATATCGAGGTCAAGTTTTCACCCCTAATTCAAAAATTTGAACATTAAACTCCATCTGAAACATCAAGCATTACAAACTCATACAGTATGACACAACAAAAAAAACATCCATGACCTAGTTATGCATTAACTAAAGTTTATACCCTCTGACAATATGAACCAATAACTGGTTGGTTGAAGATTGAGCGCCCTTGAATGTTTCTTGAACTTGAATATCCCATTTCTGTAATGAAAAGAAATTATTAATTTGgggcaaataaaataaaataaaaatatttttatacaagTTGTTTAAAAAGGAATACAAACCTGAGCTAATCCTTGAAAACGCTTGATTAACAAAACCTTCTTGCTTCCAAGTGATTCCAAAGAGAACTTATATGTTATTGGGTTGAAAGGACTGAGTGAGCTGCGAGTTGTTGGatgaaaaaccctagaaatgaaagaagaaaTGTCTGGTTTATGAGTTAGATTTGCCATTCTCTAAAAGTTGCTGCCGCTTGTGGTGGTTTACTTGTTCAGCAGCCTCACATTTTAGTGGAAGATGATGCTGTGAAAGAGGACAGCgagaaatttcaaaaaaaaacatttagtCCCGGCGGGGCTCGAACCCGCGACCTTCGGCTCATAAGACCAAcgctctaaccaactgagctaCGGGACTCGGTTGATGTCAAAAGTTCAACTATATTATAAGTAACAATAAAATATCCATGCAATACAATGGGCACCAACACACCTAGTGTGGAAAGTGCAAAGGAATGGTAGATCAAGCAATATCGGTTTGGCAAGGGACTCCTCCTATAAAGGTTTTGCGTGTGCATTTAGGAAATGCCATTGCCATCCATATGGTGGCTAGCTAGCTAGATAGCTAGTGCATCCAAGCACGAGTCATGATTAAAAGCAGTCGACATGAATTATTTGCACACCTAAAAGAGCTTCTAGGGAGCTCTTTTGTGATCTGTAAATCTTTTTTTCTTACGTAACGAATAGTATTcattaaagaaataaaagattgtgggagAACGATTGTTGACAGGTAAAAGCTCTTTATTATGTTCTTCCCAACCGTCAAAAACTATTTAGaatttccacttcttcttcttctttcacatATAACTAAATCGGGATAACTCCAAACTTATTATATTTTTCTTCAGCTATGAGCAACGAATAGTAAGATTTCTTCTTATAATTCTCTTTTAGCATATAGTTCGGTTTGTGCTTTGGGGATTCTAATCTCTGATTAACATTTAGTATAAGTTTTTATTTTGACAGTGATTACTTGTTCAAGCTTTTGTTAATCGGAGATTCTTCTGTTGGAAAATCATGTCTACTTCTCAGATTTTCTGTAAGTATTAATCTAGCTATGCTCAAGACGAATGATAAAGTAGAAAGGAAGAAATGTTCATCTATTAAATCTTTGTTTATAAATGTTTACACAGGATGattcttttgttgagagtcatatcagTACAATCGGAGTCGATTTTGTGagttaaatgattcttattatcAAATTCCAGTTTCCTTactgttttagatttatttatgaaCATCTCATTTTGTATGAAACTTTTTGCAGAAAATCTCTACATTAGAGCTTGAGGGAAAGACTGTCAAGTTACAGATCGTAAGTACCAAGTTAACTTTCCCTTTCTCCCTGAACCGAACGTGTTTCTTTGTGACAGAAAATGGTTCCACTATATTAGAGAAGCTTAACAGAGGTTACTTATGTTTGTGTGTCTCTTTAGTGGGATACAGCAGGACAAGAGAGATTCAGGACTATAACCAGCAGTTATTATCGAGGGGCTCATGGAATCATTGTAAGAGTATTTCTCTCAGACGTCAGGGTTAGCCTTATTTTGTTTTTCTGATATTGAGATTGAAACTGAAACAGATCGTATATGATGTCACTGAGAAGGAGAGCTTTGACAATGTAAAGCAGTGGTTAAGTGAGATTGATCGATATGCAAACGATACTGTGTGCAAACTTTTGGTTGGAAACAAATGCGATTTGGTAGAAGAAAAAGTGGTGGAAACGGAAACTGCAAAGGTAACCTTCCGCCGACAAGTACAAAATAAGTTTCTGTCAATTATTAGCTATCCAAATCTTCGAATTCCGCTAAAGGCTTGGTAGTCAGTATTATGCTCTAAGTTGGTTCTGAAATTCTCAATCTGTTTGGTGCACTTATTTAGCATACTTGATCTGGACTGCAGGCATTCGCAGAGAAGCTTGGCATCTCTTTTCTTGAAACTAGTGCCAAGGATTCTATTAATGTGGAACAGATTTTCTCAACTATGGCTGCTGAAATTAAAAAAAGGTAATACCACCTCCATGGATTCTCTGCAAACTGTTCCCTCTCTAATTTACTTATTTTCAGCACCAAAATATCACGAGATAATCGACTAACATGATAATGCTAATCTTCCACTTTCTTTGGCAGAATTGGAAACCAGCAGCCAACCGGCCCAACCTCTAACAAGAAAGTGGCAAAAGCTGTGCAGATGAAGGGGCAGCCTATTCAGCCCAGAAGCAATTGCTGTGGTTAGCTGATGTCTCTTTTCCTGCTGCCTGGTAGTTGTATGTAAATGATTGCAAAGTCAGCAATCGTAAATATGTGATGATAATATTGTTCTTGTGTGTTAATCATTTGGATTTTGGTAACTAGAACTTTTAACTTTGTCCATCCAAACACCTTCTGTAGATAATCTCGATACTAGTTTCCAAGGCCATGGTATTTTAATTTCCACATTGGTCTCTCAACTTACAAGTGCAAGTAACTGTAAATACAATGTTTTCCTGCGTAACACAGAGTTAAGTTCCCAGGTTACAGCCTTGAATGCAACTAAGGTTTGACTGAACATCTGCAGTTTTAACACCAATAAAAACTGGGAACACCTAAACATCAGAGGTAAAAATGTGAATGGTGTTGTCTTCCAAAGTACACACATAAACCCTGCTTGCAAACCCCAAACTACGATCGTCTCACTTAAACGATTAACAAAAATTTACTTGTATATATTGAAGAGTATGATTAACAACTCAAATTTCATGTCTTGAAAGTAATGCATACACAGAAACTAATAGTTGGTGCAAGAATTTTGATATGAAGAGACGATACAAGTTTCAAACAACCGACTGACCCTATTACTTCTCCAAGACTACTTAACACGTCGTTCTTTCTCTTCTTGGCCTAACCCAAGTGACTTTTGGGCATTAGAAATGCCTTCGGGATCTGCAAGGGCAAACAAAAAAAGTGAGTGTCACCAGACTCACCACTGAATGAATGAAGAATAGAAATAGGAATGAATTTGGATCATACAGATTTTAGAAACAACATTACAACGAAAAAGTGAATATCAATTCTTAATGAAACATAAACAATGCGAATTCCAACTGAAAAACGTCATAAGCATTAACCCTGAAGTTACAGCAACAACTACAGAAAACCAAGCAAGTTTCATACATCCACCAGAATAGATGGATAGTGGCAGAGGATATAATAAGAGAAAACTGAACTTAAGTAACGGTTGATAAATTTTCTGAAAAAGGTAAAAACTAGAAACACTTGAAGCAACTGAAAATAATGAGAGAAAAAAACACATGGAGAAGCATCAGATTTCCTAAATGGCTGTTGAATAAAAATAGATAACTGTTTTTGTAACTTCCAAAAACATACTATAGACACCAAGTTCAAAACCATCATGAACTCAGACCTATCCACACAAAGTCTAGGATTAAACTTAAATCAAGTTTCTTCTTAATCTCTCCAGGAAACCAGAATTAAGGGAACAACACCAGTTAACATATTTCTACTCCAACTCAAATGATATATACAAGataaattacttaaaccaatt
This DNA window, taken from Papaver somniferum cultivar HN1 chromosome 3, ASM357369v1, whole genome shotgun sequence, encodes the following:
- the LOC113356025 gene encoding ras-related protein RABA2a, which codes for MARRPDEEYDYLFKIVLIGDSGVGKSNLLSRFTRNEFCLESKSTIGVEFATRTLQVEGKTIKAQIWDTAGQERYRAITSAYYRGALGALLVYDVTKPTTFENVTRWLKELRDHADSNIVIMLIGNKTDLKHLRAVATEDAQSFAEKEGLSFIKTSALEAINVEKAFQTILGEIYRIISKKSLASEESAPSSIKEGQTIDVSGSDSNSKKSCCSTS
- the LOC113361209 gene encoding uncharacterized protein LOC113361209 is translated as MANLTHKPDISSFISRVFHPTTRSSLSPFNPITYKFSLESLGSKKVLLIKRFQGLAQKWDIQVQETFKGAQSSTNQLLVHIVRGGENLTSISRRYNVSVQAIAAVNSNIVDIDLVFEGQRLNIPRSRFLDAQMGARLKSWSYLNDVHKRYQTSFNTLVGHANHKVLPVLSPHQLLLAKTTGYILLLVPVVAVCIRYVIHVFHANFTNWKRQGLNQPKGHNFGSRSIRWKTALRDIREPEGPEASDSEVNQEYESPQEEDQSEVLPFEGTSHDYTHLEPAYQKFLLECGISESGYWRGGSSK
- the LOC113356027 gene encoding ras-related protein RABD1-like isoform X3 — translated: MSNEYDYLFKLLLIGDSSVGKSCLLLRFSDDSFVESHISTIGVDFKISTLELEGKTVKLQIWDTAGQERFRTITSSYYRGAHGIIIVYDVTEKESFDNVKQWLSEIDRYANDTVCKLLVGNKCDLVEEKVVETETAKAFAEKLGISFLETSAKDSINVEQIFSTMAAEIKKRIGNQQPTGPTSNKKVAKAVQMKGQPIQPRSNCCG
- the LOC113356027 gene encoding ras-related protein RABD1-like isoform X2, with product MSNEYFYFDSDYLFKLLLIGDSSVGKSCLLLRFSDDSFVESHISTIGVDFKISTLELEGKTVKLQIWDTAGQERFRTITSSYYRGAHGIIIVYDVTEKESFDNVKQWLSEIDRYANDTVCKLLVGNKCDLVEEKVVETETAKAFAEKLGISFLETSAKDSINVEQIFSTMAAEIKKRIGNQQPTGPTSNKKVAKAVQMKGQPIQPRSNCCG
- the LOC113356027 gene encoding ras-related protein RABD1-like isoform X4, whose protein sequence is MSNEYISFYFDSDYLFKLLLIGDSSVGKSCLLLRFSDDSFVESHISTIGVDFKISTLELEGKTVKLQIWDTAGQERFRTITSSYYRGAHGIIESFDNVKQWLSEIDRYANDTVCKLLVGNKCDLVEEKVVETETAKAFAEKLGISFLETSAKDSINVEQIFSTMAAEIKKRIGNQQPTGPTSNKKVAKAVQMKGQPIQPRSNCCG
- the LOC113356027 gene encoding ras-related protein RABD1-like isoform X1; this encodes MSNEYISFYFDSDYLFKLLLIGDSSVGKSCLLLRFSDDSFVESHISTIGVDFKISTLELEGKTVKLQIWDTAGQERFRTITSSYYRGAHGIIIVYDVTEKESFDNVKQWLSEIDRYANDTVCKLLVGNKCDLVEEKVVETETAKAFAEKLGISFLETSAKDSINVEQIFSTMAAEIKKRIGNQQPTGPTSNKKVAKAVQMKGQPIQPRSNCCG